One genomic segment of Cerasicoccus sp. TK19100 includes these proteins:
- a CDS encoding discoidin domain-containing protein codes for MATSTFAIDSVTVGRNESGAIQVGVAESAAEATQTRVMFDIDNDSGTGFGEYGADYMIEGATLYSYPSTATGWDWVQVGTVPNAVADGVLTYSISALPKFKVMRLYVENFDADWNVVDRYPETDAISVDAAQLETLSPMSNSSLRGSLYRSGSKGLAVKVLGEGVEPARLRVLLNSDGEAATGLSPFGADYMIEGLTLYQHAGTDNGWNWTPLYQLSPDVHPDGVVYPIDDIDIGDALDFSIERTNSNWEVLDRYPAQGAKRVNKETMGEYSFNGPDQQVGPKKYQIEELIAFVPDALSISFSTRFDSLPWSDAALSEPIWKAPGFEEAFRLRFALCDAKSGEEFELQPERVQIAGGMTQWQGSTAGVDWRVIAQPSSQGDLELYAQLNGAGERLLRFRIGVEAPLDGWTWHDDVQFAQEIDAQNTEYAHTGSSPYGIDSSVSKYPFGVVDNGAQALVLETDLTEPCVFKISANTERDQLAIDYHVALTPLTKKFPGQAAFHVSLRSRATEKGQAFRQALAEYYQRNASLFERRPEAVGLWMPFTDISKIPNPQDFGFAYYEKGGPIGSDVDFCHDNGILTLVYTEPWLYWLPMPGGMERTPENAIAMMERLAVSGFGKANEFASGGLLGAARLPDGEINMTFSDVPWNSGARMEVSTDPELPTEASAPVNRAMAEFSFMQEQIAYDKVDGIYLDSLSAMFIMDYNPAVMAVANYPATFTTDAMKPGLATPIAAYEFIAGLGGYMSEHDKYLMGNFPCWNFPFFMPFIDIPGEETHWFHEGHYERMSDRELNYRRAMSGQKAWGFLMNGKYDHLEAEFAQRYFEDSLYWAFQPSLFSHDAANDPYWENSAWYERDRHWFQRYMPWIQRIANVGWQPVGPAESSNDAIEFEQFYGKRDAAKFITVRNTSQAPVSGQITVELDDFGQDWVVLNPLSGDAGWLSMDANGRAAIPVFLQAEQVRFFMIFPSKEIESEIEFLRAWKDGVGQAEQLLGQLKAMQEQQALGLKLVVLLPQPAVRGLEQSIRINVENKSKSTVQIDEVALLSAGEPMVSQQKVTLGTGESGNLMLSVPADFNDGAFRVSIAMRKGSEQHRLLIPLMWQRVNPVNVELTQEKVISIQEVAQIPLRLTNLLQQPSLVDVRWRGDYGEGRKTFQLDAVEETRVYLPIRAGGKESGTVALKASAMGFEIFDGSVELQFLGQQASVVRDTAVLVETSSDFPGYGPSPLRDGVTEPTASMAFNEAAWASEESASPHWVRFEFPEPVEVSEVKLYWNHEGGVTYTSQEGVIRGRTVDGQRRLLTRFQNAETTNVTTVSFTPTTVASLEILQPARRGPQLRPNILWLTEIEVR; via the coding sequence GTAGGGGTTGCAGAGTCTGCCGCCGAGGCGACTCAAACCCGTGTCATGTTCGACATCGATAATGACTCCGGCACTGGCTTTGGCGAATATGGTGCTGACTACATGATCGAAGGCGCGACGCTTTACTCCTATCCATCTACAGCTACCGGCTGGGATTGGGTGCAGGTAGGGACAGTGCCAAACGCCGTCGCTGACGGGGTGCTCACCTACAGCATCAGCGCGTTGCCGAAGTTTAAGGTTATGCGGCTCTATGTTGAGAATTTTGATGCCGATTGGAATGTCGTCGACCGCTACCCGGAGACTGATGCAATTTCCGTCGATGCGGCTCAATTGGAAACGCTCAGCCCTATGTCGAATTCCAGTCTGCGAGGCAGCCTCTATCGTAGCGGATCGAAGGGCTTAGCTGTTAAAGTGCTCGGTGAGGGAGTCGAGCCTGCGCGCTTGCGAGTGCTGCTCAATAGTGATGGCGAAGCTGCGACGGGTTTGTCGCCATTCGGAGCCGATTACATGATCGAGGGCCTGACACTTTATCAACACGCCGGGACGGACAATGGTTGGAACTGGACGCCGCTTTATCAGTTGTCTCCAGATGTTCATCCCGATGGCGTAGTCTATCCCATCGATGATATCGACATCGGTGATGCCTTGGACTTCAGTATCGAGAGGACGAACAGTAACTGGGAGGTCCTGGATCGATATCCGGCGCAGGGGGCCAAGCGGGTCAATAAAGAGACCATGGGGGAATACTCCTTTAACGGGCCTGACCAACAAGTCGGGCCTAAAAAATATCAAATCGAAGAGCTTATCGCTTTTGTGCCAGATGCGCTGAGCATTTCCTTCAGCACCCGGTTTGATTCCTTACCGTGGAGTGATGCCGCCTTGTCGGAACCGATCTGGAAAGCGCCTGGCTTCGAGGAGGCGTTTCGTTTGCGCTTTGCGCTTTGTGATGCAAAGTCTGGTGAAGAATTCGAGCTGCAGCCAGAGCGGGTGCAGATTGCGGGAGGCATGACTCAGTGGCAGGGCAGCACCGCTGGTGTCGATTGGCGTGTGATTGCTCAGCCCTCCAGTCAAGGTGACCTCGAGCTCTATGCTCAGCTAAACGGGGCAGGCGAGCGTTTGCTTCGCTTTAGAATTGGCGTTGAAGCGCCGCTTGATGGCTGGACTTGGCATGATGACGTGCAGTTCGCGCAAGAGATCGACGCGCAGAACACCGAATACGCGCACACTGGCAGCAGCCCTTATGGCATAGATAGCAGTGTTTCCAAATATCCCTTTGGCGTGGTCGACAATGGCGCGCAGGCGCTCGTGCTGGAAACGGATTTGACCGAACCATGCGTGTTTAAAATTTCGGCCAACACGGAACGTGATCAACTCGCTATCGATTACCACGTAGCGCTTACGCCGTTGACAAAAAAGTTTCCAGGCCAGGCTGCCTTCCATGTTTCACTGCGTAGCCGAGCAACGGAGAAAGGGCAGGCATTTCGGCAGGCGCTGGCCGAATATTACCAACGCAACGCATCCCTCTTTGAGCGTAGGCCTGAGGCGGTTGGTCTGTGGATGCCTTTCACGGACATTTCCAAAATTCCGAACCCGCAGGACTTTGGATTCGCATACTATGAGAAGGGTGGCCCGATAGGTTCGGATGTCGATTTCTGTCATGACAATGGCATTCTGACACTCGTTTACACCGAGCCTTGGCTTTACTGGTTGCCCATGCCGGGTGGTATGGAGCGTACGCCAGAAAATGCTATTGCGATGATGGAGCGACTCGCGGTGAGTGGCTTTGGCAAGGCGAATGAATTTGCCTCTGGTGGTTTGCTCGGTGCCGCGCGTTTGCCTGATGGCGAGATTAATATGACGTTCTCGGATGTGCCTTGGAATTCCGGCGCGCGCATGGAAGTCAGCACAGATCCGGAACTGCCTACGGAGGCTAGCGCGCCGGTGAATCGTGCGATGGCGGAATTCAGTTTTATGCAGGAGCAGATCGCGTATGATAAAGTTGACGGCATATATTTGGATTCGCTCTCGGCCATGTTTATCATGGATTACAATCCTGCGGTGATGGCGGTGGCGAACTATCCTGCGACATTTACTACCGATGCGATGAAGCCGGGCTTGGCTACGCCGATTGCCGCTTATGAATTTATTGCCGGTTTGGGCGGTTACATGAGCGAGCATGACAAATACCTCATGGGTAATTTTCCGTGCTGGAATTTTCCCTTCTTCATGCCCTTTATCGATATTCCAGGCGAGGAAACGCATTGGTTCCACGAGGGGCATTATGAGCGCATGTCTGATCGTGAATTGAACTACCGTCGCGCAATGTCGGGCCAGAAAGCTTGGGGCTTCTTGATGAACGGAAAATATGACCACCTCGAGGCGGAGTTCGCACAGCGCTACTTTGAGGACAGCCTTTACTGGGCGTTTCAACCAAGTCTGTTTAGCCACGACGCGGCGAATGACCCTTACTGGGAAAACTCAGCGTGGTATGAGCGCGATCGCCATTGGTTCCAGCGTTACATGCCGTGGATTCAACGGATAGCCAATGTCGGCTGGCAGCCGGTTGGGCCGGCTGAGTCTTCAAATGATGCAATCGAGTTTGAGCAGTTCTATGGAAAGCGCGATGCCGCAAAATTCATCACTGTGCGCAATACATCGCAGGCGCCGGTCTCTGGTCAGATTACAGTTGAGCTTGATGATTTCGGCCAAGATTGGGTCGTGTTGAACCCGTTGTCCGGCGATGCGGGTTGGTTGTCTATGGACGCCAATGGGCGTGCAGCGATTCCGGTGTTTCTCCAAGCAGAGCAAGTACGCTTCTTCATGATTTTTCCCAGCAAGGAAATTGAGAGTGAAATCGAATTCCTACGAGCATGGAAGGACGGGGTGGGGCAAGCGGAGCAGTTGCTTGGTCAGTTGAAGGCGATGCAAGAACAGCAAGCACTAGGCCTGAAGCTCGTCGTGCTTTTACCGCAGCCGGCGGTGCGCGGCTTGGAGCAATCAATACGCATCAATGTGGAGAATAAGAGCAAGAGCACAGTGCAGATCGACGAGGTCGCCTTGCTGTCTGCTGGTGAGCCCATGGTGTCGCAGCAGAAGGTAACGCTGGGCACCGGCGAATCGGGTAATCTTATGCTGAGCGTGCCAGCCGATTTTAATGATGGTGCCTTCCGCGTAAGCATTGCGATGCGCAAAGGTAGCGAGCAACATCGCTTGCTGATCCCGCTCATGTGGCAACGTGTGAATCCGGTGAATGTAGAGCTGACGCAAGAGAAGGTTATTTCGATACAAGAGGTCGCGCAGATTCCGCTGCGACTGACGAATTTGCTGCAGCAACCCAGCTTGGTAGACGTACGTTGGCGCGGTGATTACGGCGAAGGGCGTAAGACCTTTCAACTCGATGCTGTTGAGGAAACGCGTGTCTACTTGCCGATTCGAGCAGGCGGTAAGGAGTCGGGCACTGTAGCGTTGAAAGCTTCGGCCATGGGCTTTGAGATCTTCGATGGCAGCGTTGAGTTGCAGTTTTTGGGGCAGCAGGCCAGTGTGGTGCGCGACACCGCAGTTTTGGTGGAAACGAGCAGCGACTTCCCTGGCTACGGGCCATCGCCCTTGCGTGATGGCGTGACGGAGCCGACCGCCAGTATGGCCTTCAATGAAGCCGCCTGGGCTTCCGAGGAATCTGCTTCGCCGCATTGGGTGCGCTTCGAATTCCCGGAGCCAGTGGAAGTCAGCGAAGTAAAGCTGTATTGGAATCACGAAGGCGGCGTCACTTACACCTCGCAGGAGGGGGTTATCCGAGGGCGTACGGTCGATGGTCAGCGTCGCTTATTAACGCGTTTCCAGAACGCCGAAACCACTAATGTCACGACGGTCTCATTTACGCCGACGACAGTTGCGAGCCTAGAAATTCTCCAGCCCGCACGTCGCGGGCCACAGCTACGCCCAAATATTCTCTGGCTTACGGAAATCGAGGTGCGTTAG